The Pan troglodytes isolate AG18354 chromosome 1, NHGRI_mPanTro3-v2.0_pri, whole genome shotgun sequence genome includes a region encoding these proteins:
- the BROX gene encoding BRO1 domain-containing protein BROX isoform X2, whose amino-acid sequence MPVWKEGNSSVGACARSPPAASNRTGHGRKRLGGKQEVGAHSSGAALRKHLEKMTHWFHRNPLKATAPVSFNYYGVVTGPSASKICNDLRSSRARLLELFTDLSCNPEMMKNAADSYFSLLQGFINSLDESTQESKLRYIQNFKWTDTLQGQVPSITEDEAKEVHRSLKIAAGIFKHLKESHIPKLITPAEKGRDLESRLIEAYVIQCQAEAQEVTIARAIELKHAPGLIAALAYETANFYQKADHTLSSLEPAYSTKWRKYLHLKMCFYTAYAYCYHGETLLASDKCGEAIRSLQEAEKLYAKAEALCKEYGETKGPGPTVKPSGHLFFRKLGNLVKNTLEKCQRENGFIYFQKIPTEAPQLELKANYGLVEPIPFEFPPTSVQWTPETLAAFDLTKRPKDDSTKPKPEEEVKPVKEPDIKPQKDTGCYIS is encoded by the exons ATGCCTGTTTGGAAAGAGGGGAACTCAAGTGTTGGCGCGTGCGCACGGTCGCCGCCCGCTGCCTCGAACCGGACTGGGCACGGGAGGAAGAGGCTGGGTGGTAAACAGGAAGTGGGCGCTCACAGCTCGGGGGCGGCGCTCAG AAAACATCTGGAGAAAATGACCCATTGGTTTCATAGGAACCCATTAAAAGCCACAGctcctgtgtcttttaattactATGGTGTAGTCACTGGCCCTTCTGCTTCAAAAATATGCAA TGACTTGAGGTCATCCAGGGCACGACTCCTTGAACTGTTCACTGATTTGAGCTGTAATCCAGAAATGATGAAGAATGCAGCAGATTCATATTTCTCACTTTTACAAG GTTTCATAAATTCTTTGGATGAATCTACCCAAGAAAGCAAGTTACGATATATTCAAAATTTCAAGTGGACTGATACATTGCAAGGACAGGTTCCAAG TATAACAGAAGATGAAGCAAAAGAAGTTCATCGAAGCCTAAAGATTGCGGCTgggatttttaaacatttaaag GAAAGTCATATCCCAAAACTCATTACACCTgcagaaaaaggaagagatttAGAGTCACGACTCATAGAAGCATATGTTATTCAATGTCAGGCTGAAGCTCAAGAAG TAACAATTGCTCGAGCAATTGAACTAAAACATGCTCCTGGACTAATTGCTGCACTGGCGTATGAAACAGCCAATTTCTATCAAAAAGCTG ATCATACTTTATCCAGTTTGGAGCCTGCATATTCTACCAAAtggagaaaatatcttcacttgaAGATGTGTTTCTACACAGCTTAT GCTTACTGTTACCATGGTGAGACTTTATTGGCTAGTGATAAATGCGGTGAAGCAATCAGGTCTCtccaagaagcagaaaaat TGTATGCAAAGGCAGAAGCACTGTGTAAAGAATATGGAGAAACCAAAGGACCTGGACCAACAGTCAAACCTTCAGGACATCTGTTCTTTAGGAAACTTGGAAACCTTGTGAAGAACACCCTAGAAAAATGTCAGAGAGAAAATGGATTTAT TTACTTTCAAAAAATTCCAACAGAAGCCCCACAGCTGGAACTCAAAGCAAATTATGGTCTCGTAGAGCCTATACCTTTCGAATTTCCTCCTACAAGCGTTCAGTGGACACCAGAAACATTGGCTGCATTTGATCTCACCAAAAGACCCAAGGATGACAGT ACTAAACCCAAACCAGAAGAAGAAGTGAAACCTGTGAAAGAACCAGACATCAAACCTCAAAAGGACACTGGGTGCTACATCTCCTAA